One window from the genome of Gimesia aquarii encodes:
- a CDS encoding putative signal transducing protein: MSDDLVTVATLNTPTEAILVRNLLDAEGIPVFLSDTEAVGMAWYLGYALGGVKVQVAESDVERAFEVLDDHEPVTITEEDWKIVESFEEESEDEKDEWEDDEEEHNLDVLEVESTSEIDAIVNRAYKSAFFGVIFFPLQFYSLALLTKILLGSYDLNSEQQKKMTIGYILCSVMLTFLFLVFFESSP, from the coding sequence ATGTCAGATGATTTAGTCACAGTCGCCACGCTGAATACTCCGACAGAAGCGATCTTGGTTCGCAACTTGCTTGATGCCGAAGGAATTCCTGTGTTTCTATCGGATACGGAAGCGGTAGGCATGGCCTGGTACCTTGGCTATGCGCTTGGTGGAGTCAAGGTGCAGGTGGCTGAGTCTGATGTGGAACGTGCGTTTGAAGTTCTCGATGATCACGAGCCAGTGACGATTACCGAAGAAGATTGGAAAATTGTAGAGAGCTTCGAAGAAGAAAGCGAAGATGAGAAAGACGAATGGGAGGATGATGAAGAGGAGCACAACCTTGATGTGCTTGAAGTAGAATCCACTTCAGAGATAGATGCAATAGTAAATCGTGCTTATAAGTCGGCTTTCTTTGGAGTGATCTTTTTTCCATTGCAATTCTATTCACTGGCTCTGCTGACAAAGATTCTACTGGGCTCCTATGACCTGAACTCTGAGCAGCAAAAGAAAATGACCATCGGCTATATATTATGTTCTGTGATGCTTACATTTCTGTTTCTCGTATTCTTTGAATCAAGTCCTTAG
- a CDS encoding acyltransferase family protein: MFITKLESLRGIAALMVAVSHCLIVFSVDQNEMIWATSLQDAKGTQAFLTRLLLVPFNGGAAVTIFFVLSGYVLGLSLDRKSKNIRSYFAFYIKRIFRIYPAYIVCLTFIILSIALFHTYTKYPNTSVWFQAWYQTDITFENAMANYALLETNLNQVAWTLKVELIISLLFPFAYLVNRNVGTKLNVIFLFLLVIVSFLAGIMPFGNLYFLYGFVFYIGLLLPPLIEKLNLYVGQGAWSTIFIVSIACLLCSRSLFSSSNLFCAVLIEAIFAALIVAILADEKTNLFLSRILDFEIVRKLGRYSYSFYIYHFIILYWLAYSLLLFVSPEITSSYPLLLGVILAIISVTISYYVAMLSYFGVERPMIKYGAVTAEKIAGFAKKSHEQVGLIQK, encoded by the coding sequence ATGTTTATCACAAAACTGGAATCACTGCGCGGTATCGCCGCCCTGATGGTTGCTGTTAGCCATTGTTTGATCGTGTTTTCAGTCGATCAAAACGAGATGATCTGGGCTACCAGCCTCCAGGATGCAAAGGGCACACAGGCATTTCTCACAAGGCTGTTATTAGTACCATTCAACGGCGGGGCGGCTGTGACCATCTTTTTTGTTTTGAGTGGTTATGTTTTAGGTTTGTCTCTTGATCGTAAATCCAAGAACATCAGATCATATTTTGCGTTTTACATCAAACGGATCTTCCGTATCTATCCAGCATATATCGTCTGCCTCACATTTATCATTCTTTCGATCGCTTTGTTTCATACATACACAAAGTATCCCAATACTTCAGTCTGGTTTCAGGCGTGGTATCAAACTGATATTACATTTGAAAATGCGATGGCAAATTACGCATTACTGGAAACCAATCTCAATCAGGTCGCATGGACTTTAAAAGTCGAACTAATCATATCCCTGCTTTTTCCTTTTGCGTATTTGGTTAATCGTAATGTGGGGACGAAGTTGAATGTGATATTCCTCTTCCTGTTAGTGATAGTCAGCTTTCTGGCTGGAATTATGCCCTTTGGAAATTTGTATTTTTTATATGGGTTTGTGTTCTATATCGGATTGCTCTTGCCACCACTCATTGAAAAACTGAATTTATATGTGGGGCAGGGTGCCTGGAGCACCATATTTATTGTGAGTATTGCGTGCTTGTTATGTTCCCGATCGTTATTTTCCAGCAGCAATCTGTTTTGTGCCGTACTGATCGAGGCGATCTTTGCTGCGTTGATTGTTGCCATTCTTGCTGATGAAAAAACAAACCTCTTTCTGAGCCGTATTTTAGACTTCGAGATCGTCAGAAAGCTCGGGCGATATTCCTATTCTTTTTATATCTATCACTTCATCATTTTGTATTGGCTCGCCTACAGTCTACTCTTATTTGTGAGTCCGGAGATTACATCCAGCTATCCGCTTTTACTGGGAGTCATTTTGGCAATCATTTCCGTTACCATCAGCTATTACGTTGCCATGCTTTCCTACTTTGGAGTAGAACGACCCATGATCAAATATGGTGCTGTCACAGCAGAAAAAATAGCAGGCTTTGCAAAGAAATCGCATGAGCAGGTAGGGCTAATTCAGAAGTAA
- a CDS encoding DUF6797 domain-containing protein, whose product MKFILFSVWVIFILLGSLIKPAEAQQRTNQLEQQLKQADLGLLAKEARRRGNPKRGALVFYKSVAACIKCHESGKDSSPLGPDLTKTDKELTDEYLIESILFPSKKIKKGFETVTIITDEGKLVSGLVAQDRKDSLVLRDATNLEKEIIIPKNEIDEKTIGKKSMMPEGLVGTLKNQGEFYDLASYVFNVARGGAKRAAELKPSAEELIVKDDAKNLDHAGILRRMKERDFEAGERIYHGLCKNCHGMDGNKPSLPTARAFGTQPLKFGADPYRMFLTLSKGNGLMGPMQHLSPKERYQVVHYIREEFMEPNNPAYKEVTPEYLKSLPKGTGSGEFDLKIERDFGPALASQLGRITTSALTVKLDDETTISYDLHSMNQAGIWKGGFLNLKATQHIRGRGEGVPHPEGDVLNELAGWQWGHDGSLDYSKKDLLPRGPLPQKWLDYRGHYLHGNQLVLSYKIDDREILELPQAVAKETSVRHTLRIGPGKALVLATATPENSESRFSGILAGNVKRPNLKQGSAAKTIAISGGSQGNQLGHFTASAVVGNASGITWNVDQKQRLVLNIPADNKSRIVDVICFAGIGVDDLESLQEYVEQANELVDPKSLITGGPANWSEVLNTVGYPGLERGAYALDTLSIPESTRWNTWFRTSALDFFPDGRMVISTHGGDIWTVSGIDQDLLNLKWKRFAGGLYEPFGVKVVDGTIYVTCKDRLTRLHDLNNDGEADFYESFSADTDVSRFFHAFNFDLHTDTQGNFYYAKCGQYTSYALPGAVIKVSPDGKQRKVYCTGFRTPNGMGILPDNRMTVSDNQGSWMPASKISLVKPGGFYGYVQTHSGGKNWAPDGGRIDHRKVVPPKKFDQPIIWMPQSFDNSSGGQLWIDDPRWGPLSGRLLHTSFGKGWLYYLMLQDLNDVSQAAIIKLPFDFSTGIHRARVNPADGQVYAVGLDGWNGGGRRGLLDQGVQRLRYTGKPLSMVTDCQVESDGLRIKFNFPLDPAVATNLESYLAEHWNYHWRPAYGSDMFSPTTDRPGKEKINLTKATLSEDGKSVKLTVPDLKPVNQVHLKLKLEDDQGETFREEIYWTINGVPKGE is encoded by the coding sequence ATGAAATTTATTCTGTTTTCTGTCTGGGTAATATTTATTCTACTTGGATCATTAATAAAGCCTGCCGAAGCACAACAACGAACGAATCAGTTGGAACAACAACTCAAACAGGCTGATCTCGGACTATTGGCAAAGGAAGCACGACGTCGTGGAAATCCCAAGCGGGGTGCTCTGGTGTTTTATAAGTCGGTCGCCGCTTGTATTAAATGTCATGAAAGCGGAAAGGATTCGTCTCCTCTGGGGCCTGACCTGACAAAGACTGATAAAGAACTGACCGATGAATATCTGATCGAATCCATTCTCTTTCCTTCAAAAAAGATCAAAAAGGGATTCGAAACGGTCACAATTATCACAGACGAGGGAAAACTGGTTTCAGGATTGGTAGCCCAGGATCGAAAAGATTCATTGGTATTACGCGATGCCACGAATCTGGAAAAAGAAATCATCATTCCTAAGAACGAGATCGATGAAAAAACGATCGGCAAGAAATCAATGATGCCCGAAGGGTTAGTTGGAACGCTGAAAAATCAGGGAGAGTTTTACGATTTAGCCAGCTATGTCTTCAATGTGGCCCGTGGTGGTGCAAAACGCGCTGCTGAACTGAAACCATCGGCTGAAGAATTGATCGTCAAAGATGACGCTAAAAATCTGGACCATGCAGGCATCCTGCGTCGCATGAAGGAACGAGATTTTGAAGCTGGAGAACGCATCTATCACGGTTTGTGTAAAAACTGTCATGGCATGGATGGAAACAAACCCTCGCTGCCTACAGCGCGGGCATTTGGCACTCAGCCTCTGAAATTCGGTGCAGACCCGTATCGCATGTTTCTCACACTTTCCAAAGGTAATGGCTTGATGGGGCCGATGCAACATCTCAGCCCCAAAGAACGCTATCAGGTTGTGCATTATATTCGTGAAGAGTTTATGGAACCAAATAATCCGGCTTACAAGGAAGTGACGCCCGAATACCTGAAGAGCCTGCCCAAAGGAACGGGATCGGGTGAATTTGATCTCAAGATCGAACGCGACTTTGGTCCCGCGCTGGCCTCTCAACTGGGTCGCATCACAACCAGTGCCTTGACAGTAAAACTGGATGATGAAACGACCATTTCATACGATCTGCACTCAATGAATCAAGCGGGCATCTGGAAAGGTGGCTTTCTCAATTTAAAAGCGACACAACATATCCGAGGCCGCGGTGAAGGTGTTCCGCACCCAGAGGGTGATGTTTTGAATGAATTAGCCGGCTGGCAGTGGGGTCATGATGGCTCTCTAGATTACTCTAAAAAAGATCTGCTACCGCGTGGGCCGCTACCTCAAAAATGGCTTGACTACCGGGGACATTATCTGCACGGCAATCAACTGGTGCTCTCTTACAAAATTGATGATCGTGAAATTCTCGAATTGCCCCAAGCGGTTGCCAAAGAAACATCAGTACGTCATACGTTACGCATCGGGCCAGGAAAGGCATTAGTTCTGGCAACAGCTACACCAGAGAATAGCGAATCACGTTTCTCTGGTATATTGGCCGGTAATGTAAAACGTCCCAATCTGAAACAGGGCTCTGCTGCAAAGACGATCGCCATCAGCGGTGGTTCACAAGGGAATCAACTTGGTCACTTTACCGCATCAGCTGTGGTGGGAAATGCGAGCGGGATTACCTGGAACGTCGATCAAAAACAACGGTTAGTATTGAATATTCCTGCTGATAATAAGTCTCGCATAGTCGATGTCATTTGCTTTGCCGGAATAGGCGTTGACGATTTAGAATCTCTACAAGAATATGTGGAACAAGCCAATGAGCTTGTCGATCCAAAATCATTGATCACCGGAGGGCCAGCCAACTGGTCTGAAGTTTTAAACACAGTCGGTTATCCCGGTTTAGAACGCGGCGCTTATGCGCTCGACACGCTCAGTATTCCTGAATCGACCCGCTGGAATACGTGGTTTCGTACTTCGGCACTCGATTTCTTTCCCGATGGCCGCATGGTCATTTCTACTCATGGTGGTGATATCTGGACTGTCTCTGGAATTGATCAGGATTTATTAAACCTCAAATGGAAACGTTTTGCTGGCGGCCTGTATGAACCATTTGGTGTGAAAGTGGTAGACGGCACTATCTATGTCACCTGTAAAGATCGGCTAACACGTCTGCACGATCTGAACAACGATGGTGAAGCCGACTTCTATGAAAGTTTTTCAGCCGATACCGATGTCTCTCGATTTTTCCATGCTTTCAATTTCGATTTACACACCGATACTCAAGGTAATTTTTATTACGCGAAATGTGGTCAGTACACAAGCTATGCATTGCCGGGTGCAGTGATCAAGGTCTCTCCGGACGGAAAACAACGAAAAGTATATTGCACAGGATTTCGCACACCAAACGGTATGGGAATTTTACCTGACAACCGCATGACCGTCAGCGACAATCAAGGGAGTTGGATGCCTGCTTCCAAAATCAGTCTGGTGAAACCGGGTGGTTTTTATGGTTATGTGCAAACTCACTCGGGCGGAAAGAACTGGGCACCGGATGGAGGGCGCATTGATCATCGCAAAGTAGTTCCGCCGAAAAAATTTGATCAACCGATCATCTGGATGCCTCAAAGTTTTGACAATTCCTCAGGCGGTCAGTTGTGGATCGATGACCCGCGGTGGGGGCCACTCTCGGGTCGGTTACTCCATACCAGCTTCGGCAAAGGCTGGCTCTATTATTTAATGTTACAAGATTTGAACGATGTCAGTCAGGCGGCAATCATCAAATTACCTTTTGATTTTAGCACTGGTATTCACAGGGCACGTGTGAATCCAGCAGACGGACAAGTTTATGCAGTCGGGCTGGATGGCTGGAACGGTGGCGGCCGACGAGGGCTGCTCGACCAGGGTGTGCAACGTCTGCGCTATACAGGCAAACCGCTTTCGATGGTTACAGACTGTCAGGTAGAATCAGACGGATTGCGGATTAAATTCAATTTCCCACTTGATCCTGCAGTAGCAACTAATCTCGAATCTTATCTCGCCGAACACTGGAACTACCACTGGCGTCCCGCCTATGGGTCGGACATGTTTTCTCCCACAACAGATCGACCAGGCAAAGAAAAGATAAACTTGACAAAAGCGACACTTTCTGAGGATGGCAAAAGTGTGAAATTAACAGTGCCCGATCTCAAACCCGTGAATCAGGTTCATTTAAAACTCAAATTGGAAGACGATCAGGGTGAAACGTTTCGAGAAGAGATTTATTGGACGATCAACGGCGTTCCGAAAGGTGAATGA
- a CDS encoding FAD-dependent monooxygenase yields the protein MNTEISLPQNIPVLIVGAGPTGLSLAVELARRQIDCLLVDRRPEPLPLDRATVIHSRSLEVLESMGILESFLQRGHIMHGFNLFAYGQKIATVKFDSLDCRHPYDLNLSENETEDILTNRLIELGGAVTRGWELSKIEQTETEVKASLRATDGTEHTVTSNWLVGADGIHSRVREAIGIEIAGHRYPVQWGVIDGHLKNWQHEPDLAAIQLENPALNPVPLPEGRWRVYFRADDNTGSAEILESINQGLDQLSPGASLVEPDQSMLYHAHCQLSGHYRSNRVLLAGDAAHACSPIEGHGMNTGIQDSFNLGWKLALVANGKANKNLLDSYELERRPVAAAVAATGDAAEELRDVPNDPTAVERVKRTFCAILCSSRGQNQVALDESELEFHYRDSPIVSGYHSAGREAQQKWLGVLPGDRIPDAGPLEMRADKTEIRLNQLSQTEGHVLLWMSADQSDIPERGEFETAMQPIGGSFWIISTTPPPDTISLSTMMDHWLYDIDGDVHARLGVIDPTLFVIRPDGHVAFRSEPPDLANVSCFIDELLTQGRLS from the coding sequence GTGAATACAGAAATATCACTTCCTCAGAATATCCCCGTGCTCATCGTCGGGGCAGGACCAACTGGTTTATCGCTGGCGGTCGAATTGGCCAGAAGGCAGATTGATTGTCTGTTGGTCGACCGTCGGCCAGAACCGCTACCTCTGGATCGTGCTACGGTCATTCACAGTCGATCTTTAGAGGTTTTGGAATCGATGGGTATTCTTGAGTCGTTTCTGCAACGTGGGCACATCATGCACGGTTTCAATCTTTTTGCTTACGGGCAGAAAATTGCGACAGTCAAGTTTGATAGTTTAGATTGCCGCCATCCCTATGACCTTAATCTCTCTGAGAATGAAACCGAGGACATTTTAACAAATCGTTTGATTGAACTGGGAGGAGCCGTTACCCGAGGATGGGAACTGAGCAAGATTGAACAAACTGAAACAGAGGTAAAGGCTTCGTTGCGGGCCACAGATGGAACAGAGCACACAGTTACTTCTAATTGGTTAGTGGGCGCAGATGGCATTCATAGCAGAGTGCGCGAAGCGATTGGTATCGAAATCGCCGGACACCGTTATCCGGTCCAATGGGGAGTCATCGATGGTCATCTGAAGAATTGGCAGCATGAACCTGATTTGGCGGCGATTCAACTGGAAAATCCTGCACTGAATCCGGTCCCACTTCCCGAGGGGCGATGGCGGGTTTATTTTCGTGCTGATGATAATACAGGATCAGCAGAGATTCTCGAAAGTATTAATCAGGGCCTTGATCAACTCTCTCCCGGCGCATCACTGGTCGAGCCTGATCAGTCGATGTTGTACCACGCGCATTGTCAATTGAGTGGCCATTACCGTTCTAATCGTGTATTGCTTGCCGGTGATGCTGCCCATGCATGCAGTCCCATCGAAGGGCATGGGATGAATACGGGAATCCAGGACTCTTTTAACTTGGGATGGAAATTAGCACTTGTCGCAAATGGGAAAGCCAACAAGAATTTACTCGATAGCTATGAGCTTGAACGCAGACCTGTTGCTGCTGCAGTGGCAGCAACAGGAGACGCTGCAGAAGAACTAAGGGATGTTCCCAACGATCCAACAGCCGTCGAACGTGTGAAACGGACCTTTTGCGCCATACTCTGTTCTTCACGTGGTCAAAATCAGGTTGCCCTTGATGAATCCGAATTAGAATTTCATTACCGTGACAGTCCCATAGTGAGTGGATATCATTCTGCGGGTCGCGAAGCACAACAAAAATGGCTTGGGGTTCTCCCCGGTGATCGAATACCTGACGCTGGACCTCTTGAAATGAGAGCAGACAAGACTGAGATAAGACTGAATCAGCTTAGCCAGACTGAAGGGCATGTCCTGTTATGGATGAGTGCTGATCAATCAGATATTCCCGAGAGAGGCGAATTCGAAACGGCCATGCAGCCAATAGGCGGCTCATTTTGGATTATCTCAACGACACCACCACCCGATACAATTTCACTATCAACTATGATGGATCACTGGTTGTACGACATTGATGGTGACGTACACGCGCGGCTTGGTGTCATTGATCCGACACTGTTTGTGATTCGGCCTGACGGTCATGTTGCGTTTCGCTCTGAGCCACCTGATTTAGCGAATGTTTCCTGCTTTATTGATGAGCTTCTGACTCAAGGTCGGCTCTCTTAA
- a CDS encoding DNA-3-methyladenine glycosylase 2 family protein, producing MNEEDIWYLAYQSRDQRFDGVFFLGVKSTSIYCRPICPAKTPKRENVRFFLTATAAEREGFRACKRCKPELAPLHFQSADIPEQIRRALHLIENGFLDEACIDSLAQQLGITARHLRRQFTRHLGIPPKSWAQTRRLHLAKQLIEQTSLPLTRIAFDAGFQSIRTFNAHIKKDFGSTPTQIRNKANKESGIWSSIRLKIAYRPPYPWHQVCQLLKNELVENVETLEDHVYSKLMKIEDEILLLKVRHLTLEHCFELSISYRSLPGCNIRDLVTQTRLFTDVAANPLLLQQHFANSTFEKRFQKGVRLVGTLSPFQMSVRSILQQSMKAELATKLMRTMCEKVELNSLPCSSLSFVFPHAEHLLERIRDLDIPPEQFGQIQNLCLAMINQQIDLSPVSDPFRLQNDLISLVGLSPKIATYIAIRSTGYPDLSFNRSDSFRPWSSYAFLAQNGFL from the coding sequence ATGAACGAGGAAGATATTTGGTATTTAGCCTATCAAAGTCGTGACCAACGATTTGACGGTGTATTCTTCCTCGGTGTGAAGTCGACTTCGATTTACTGTCGTCCGATTTGTCCTGCCAAAACGCCAAAACGAGAGAATGTTCGATTCTTTTTGACAGCCACAGCTGCAGAACGCGAGGGGTTTCGTGCCTGTAAGCGCTGTAAACCCGAGTTGGCTCCACTCCATTTTCAATCCGCTGATATTCCAGAGCAAATCCGGCGCGCTCTCCATTTGATAGAAAACGGATTTCTTGACGAAGCATGCATTGATTCACTCGCGCAACAACTGGGAATTACAGCGCGACATCTCAGGCGGCAATTCACTCGTCATCTGGGAATCCCACCAAAGTCATGGGCACAAACTCGAAGGTTACACCTGGCGAAACAATTAATTGAGCAGACTTCACTCCCACTCACGCGAATCGCCTTTGATGCGGGATTTCAAAGTATCAGAACTTTCAATGCTCATATTAAAAAAGATTTTGGCTCCACTCCCACTCAAATTCGCAACAAGGCAAACAAAGAATCTGGTATCTGGTCAAGTATTCGATTGAAGATTGCGTACCGTCCACCCTACCCCTGGCATCAAGTCTGCCAACTTCTCAAAAATGAGTTAGTAGAGAATGTCGAAACACTTGAGGATCATGTTTATTCAAAACTAATGAAAATTGAAGATGAAATACTGCTTCTGAAGGTGCGACATCTTACGCTGGAGCACTGTTTTGAATTATCAATCTCTTATCGATCATTACCAGGTTGCAACATCCGTGATTTAGTCACTCAAACTCGACTGTTTACGGATGTGGCTGCAAACCCACTACTTTTACAACAGCATTTTGCTAATTCCACTTTCGAAAAGCGTTTTCAAAAGGGAGTACGTTTAGTAGGGACACTTTCTCCTTTTCAAATGTCAGTCCGATCCATTTTACAACAGTCAATGAAAGCCGAATTGGCTACGAAACTGATGCGCACGATGTGTGAAAAAGTCGAGTTGAACTCTCTACCTTGTTCCAGTTTGTCTTTTGTCTTTCCCCACGCAGAGCACTTGTTGGAACGAATCAGAGATCTAGACATACCTCCTGAACAATTTGGACAGATTCAAAACCTTTGTCTTGCAATGATCAATCAACAAATTGACCTTTCACCTGTCTCAGACCCTTTCAGGCTACAAAATGATTTGATCTCTCTGGTCGGATTAAGCCCCAAAATCGCAACCTATATCGCAATACGCTCGACCGGTTATCCTGACCTTTCATTCAATCGATCGGATTCTTTCCGTCCCTGGAGTTCCTATGCATTTTTGGCTCAAAATGGATTTCTATAA
- a CDS encoding cupin domain-containing protein, producing the protein MRMNSSLITVTVLAGLVTLPLLKGDEPASESNSATTKAGLKYQPVGKGVRWLVKKDAFLKTLVERDNYGNADVEVAELYLPKVPQSEQAVQGLEHVHKSTEIFYVISGKLGHTVNGKKYVIEPGQVGIVHAGDKIIHSVVGDEPVKAIVIWVPGGEADNLKYNMGFKEQSIGSLLND; encoded by the coding sequence ATGCGAATGAATTCAAGTCTGATTACGGTAACTGTTCTCGCTGGTCTGGTGACTCTACCGTTACTTAAAGGAGATGAACCTGCATCTGAAAGCAACTCGGCGACAACGAAAGCAGGTTTGAAATATCAACCTGTTGGTAAAGGTGTTCGCTGGCTGGTAAAAAAAGATGCATTTCTGAAAACTTTGGTTGAACGCGATAACTATGGAAATGCTGATGTGGAAGTTGCAGAACTGTACCTTCCTAAAGTTCCTCAATCAGAACAAGCAGTGCAGGGTCTGGAACATGTCCATAAAAGCACAGAAATTTTTTATGTCATTTCTGGCAAACTCGGTCATACTGTTAATGGAAAAAAATACGTGATCGAACCCGGTCAAGTAGGAATTGTTCACGCCGGAGATAAAATTATTCACTCGGTAGTCGGCGATGAGCCAGTAAAAGCCATTGTGATTTGGGTACCCGGTGGTGAAGCTGATAATTTAAAGTATAATATGGGTTTTAAAGAACAATCAATTGGCAGCCTCCTGAATGATTGA
- a CDS encoding EF-hand domain-containing protein produces the protein MRKAGFMLTMFALTIFASDAYAQRGGGRGPRGGGPPGGGAQQGAGGGQRGGGQCQRGQQGAGGGNQMRRGGGNQNGDDGVDAIEELTELMARIDQNRDGVIARNEVPSQLVPRMTSADINGDGILNRQEQLAIVDRARILSGRSNVTGLGLTADIFTMLDQNKDTAVSRTEVPRQLQRLFLTLDSNKDGVVDAEEQKAALYRIKGRLNPEKPKVRVPAT, from the coding sequence ATGCGAAAAGCTGGTTTTATGCTCACAATGTTTGCGCTGACGATCTTCGCCAGTGATGCTTATGCCCAACGTGGAGGAGGCCGAGGTCCAAGAGGTGGTGGCCCACCAGGTGGCGGAGCCCAGCAAGGTGCCGGAGGTGGCCAACGTGGAGGCGGTCAATGCCAACGGGGGCAACAGGGAGCCGGTGGTGGAAATCAAATGCGACGCGGTGGTGGTAACCAAAATGGAGATGACGGAGTTGACGCTATCGAAGAACTCACTGAATTGATGGCTCGAATCGATCAAAACCGTGATGGTGTAATCGCACGGAATGAAGTACCCTCTCAGCTTGTTCCTCGCATGACGAGTGCTGATATCAATGGAGATGGGATTCTGAATCGTCAGGAGCAATTAGCAATCGTCGATCGTGCCAGAATATTAAGTGGTCGCTCCAACGTCACTGGCTTGGGACTGACTGCGGATATCTTCACAATGTTAGATCAAAATAAAGATACTGCCGTAAGTCGTACAGAGGTTCCCAGACAACTCCAACGCCTCTTTCTAACTCTTGACTCCAATAAAGATGGTGTCGTCGATGCAGAAGAACAAAAGGCGGCTCTCTATCGCATCAAAGGTAGACTCAATCCAGAAAAACCCAAAGTTCGGGTTCCTGCGACATAA
- a CDS encoding DUF1990 family protein: MYLLKKPSSQQINDFIVSQAGFDFTYSMVGSTKHEDSPSGFVVDHNRVCLGKGKAIFEVAKQAVSDWNQFQFDWIELHRLDTITEPGQTVGVLAHALGLWVLNACRVVYVIEETEPVHRFAVAYGTLPEHAESGEERFQVEWHPEDDSVWYDILAFSRPNQLLSKLAYPYVRRKQKQFAVDSKQAMKDAIAKAQK; the protein is encoded by the coding sequence ATGTATCTTTTAAAAAAGCCAAGCTCTCAACAAATCAATGACTTCATTGTATCACAAGCTGGGTTCGACTTTACTTATTCGATGGTTGGGTCCACAAAGCATGAAGACTCTCCCTCCGGATTTGTGGTCGATCACAACCGTGTTTGCCTGGGAAAAGGCAAAGCAATTTTTGAGGTCGCTAAACAGGCAGTGTCTGACTGGAATCAGTTCCAATTTGATTGGATTGAACTTCATCGCTTAGACACCATCACTGAGCCCGGTCAAACGGTTGGTGTTCTGGCACACGCATTGGGACTCTGGGTACTCAATGCGTGTCGTGTAGTTTATGTCATTGAGGAAACAGAACCAGTTCATCGATTTGCTGTTGCCTATGGAACGCTGCCGGAACATGCTGAATCAGGTGAAGAACGATTTCAAGTGGAATGGCATCCTGAAGATGATTCCGTTTGGTATGACATCCTGGCATTCTCTCGCCCCAACCAGTTGCTATCAAAATTGGCTTATCCTTATGTACGTAGAAAGCAGAAGCAATTTGCTGTAGATTCGAAGCAAGCCATGAAAGATGCGATCGCCAAAGCACAAAAATAA
- a CDS encoding class II glutamine amidotransferase, which produces MCRWLAYSGSPLKLSALLTRPNHSLIDQSRHATQNIESLNGDGFGVGWYGEDPTPGVYRDTHPAWNDTNFLHLAEHVRSGLFLAHIRAATGTPVQKTNCHPFSFENWLFQHNGSVPDFRSLKRQLLFDIDPELFPYLEGSTDSEILFFLAITFGLRDDPPTALARMIGHVEQTRTAAGIQEPIFFSACTTDGERLWAVRYSSNQQSRTLYHSCHLGALHDIDGTYDALPSDAIIVVSEPLDDLTKHWKAVPESSLLIVEEGRAKVLPFSPDS; this is translated from the coding sequence ATGTGTCGTTGGCTTGCGTATTCTGGTTCGCCGCTGAAGTTGAGTGCCTTGTTAACGCGTCCAAATCATTCGCTGATTGACCAAAGCCGCCACGCAACTCAAAATATTGAGAGTTTGAATGGTGATGGATTTGGGGTCGGCTGGTACGGAGAAGATCCCACACCAGGCGTTTATCGTGATACCCATCCCGCCTGGAATGACACGAACTTTCTGCATTTGGCAGAGCATGTTCGTTCGGGGCTCTTTCTGGCACATATTCGTGCCGCAACCGGAACCCCGGTACAGAAAACCAACTGCCACCCCTTCTCCTTCGAAAACTGGTTGTTTCAGCATAACGGTTCCGTGCCCGATTTTCGTTCTCTTAAGCGCCAATTACTATTTGATATTGATCCTGAATTGTTTCCTTATCTGGAAGGATCAACAGATTCAGAGATTTTATTCTTTCTGGCGATCACATTCGGGCTGAGAGACGATCCCCCAACGGCCCTGGCCAGGATGATCGGGCATGTCGAACAAACCCGCACAGCAGCTGGCATTCAGGAGCCCATTTTCTTCAGCGCTTGTACGACGGATGGAGAACGATTGTGGGCCGTGCGGTACTCCAGCAACCAACAATCTCGGACACTATATCACAGTTGCCATCTGGGTGCCTTACATGATATTGATGGGACGTATGATGCTTTGCCGAGTGATGCAATCATTGTGGTATCTGAGCCGCTGGATGATCTCACTAAACATTGGAAGGCAGTGCCTGAGTCTTCCTTGCTCATCGTCGAAGAGGGTAGAGCAAAAGTATTGCCCTTCTCACCTGACTCTTGA